The following nucleotide sequence is from Trifolium pratense cultivar HEN17-A07 linkage group LG2, ARS_RC_1.1, whole genome shotgun sequence.
AACGATATAAATCTAGAGACATGAATACCTCGAATACTTCAATATAATTTGTAACTTATGAAATTTTccattttatgctattaatatggatactgtgagtttgttcgcagatttattattttgttttgatttatcctttttatttttaacaaatttaaatttatattgtcttaatttgaatgaataaatatattttttttataaaatgcagtagttattttttaaaaaaattatttatggaaaATGATAGATATTTCTTATTACTCGCAATCCTTTCatttaacaaaaatatcaaatgcACTCTTTATtaaaactagaaaaataaaaataaaaattttataaaataaaaaaaaaacactaaaagaaaaaggaaaaaatatctAAATAGAAAAAGTAGAAATAGAAAGCTTCCACGTTTGTGTTTCTTAGCTTGGAGACATGAACATTGAACACACGAGTGAGGATGAGAGAAGAAGAATCGTCAAAATGCTTTTAGACTTTAGAAAGACACTCTCCAACCTATTTTAGCTTTACTCTTTCTCATCTCAACCATGTCTGATAGGGTGGAAACAGTTGCAAGATTAGCACAATGGAAAATCGATAACTTTGGACCTTGTTCTTACAAAAAATCCGATCCTTTTAAGCTCGGAATTTGGAACTGGTATGTACAATTTATTTATtcgatttaatatttttattgtttcatCTTCTTACTTAATTTATTTCCCAATTATTCAGGCACTTTTCAATAGTAAGGAATAGATTCTTCTCCATACATCTTTTTCCAGAATCTTCTCGTATTTCTAAGGAACATCCACCTGTTGCCAGATTCATTCTTCGTGTCTCGGTTGCTGGTTCATCTCGCAAATTTATTATTTCTCCTGGTCAGTATATATGCAccaacaattattatttatttatgttatcgTTACATGATGGCATTATTTTTGCAAAAATGGGATAAAATGGTAAAGTTTGTGTATGTGTTTTGGCTTTTGATCAATGTTCATTTTTCGACTTTTTTTTACAGCTTATAGAGATTATGGAAGAGAGAAAATATACACAAACACAAATTATAAATTAGGATTGTATTGAAAtgattgaattgatttaaaaagcTATGTCATTATTCAATAATATCGGCTATAATCGCCCCGTGTATTGCACCGGTACGTATACTATATATAGGGTAACAAACTAATATCtagcttttttgtttgttggaaAAACCTACTCTATCCGTCCCATTTTAAATGACGTAGTTTGATCAGATACACTATTCACATATGTAAGATGTTAGATTTGTTTCGATGacgattttcaaaatatcaaatttttataatttttactaatacacaattaaagatattaatgatcagAGTAATATCTAACTACTGCTAGTAACCAACCAACCAACTAACTAACTACATCTCTAATAGGAATGGATTAGGCCGTTAATTAAGATCAGATGACCGGTAGTTTGAATTCGGTATTTGTTGTTATTCAATCTCTATCCAATGGTTTAGAGGGATTGATTGTAATCTTAGGAAATGACTCCTGAAATTTCATATTGCATCTCAAATAGGTAAATGAGGAATTTGCCATTGCAATTACCTATGCCAGTTTAAAGATTAGATGCTGAAATGCTGATGCGGGTTTATTTCTGTTTTCTTGTGTGCAGTTTATGAAAGGCTGCTTAGGACACAAGATGACTTTGTCTGGCCTGTTGACACTGCTTTTATGGGCCGCTTCATCATTGATGTTGAGTTTCTTGACCTGAAGATATGCCATATGAATGTGAGTTTCTAATTCCTATGCTTTTTTTCCTTTCCAATACCAATATTGATGTAGCCATGTAGGTGtgtttaataaacaaaatagcACAGTACAACAGTACAAGTGATTGGGTCACTAGGTAATTTTTCAGCGATCTTAGCTGTTTGATTACCAATACACAGGACTTGCATTTTATCTATCTCTGCTAATTGATGTGCAGAAAAATTTACCGGATTGTCCTTTGTATTGTGGATTGTTTGTTTTGCATGCAATAGAGCTGCAAAAGTGAAAAGCAAGGgtcatttgttttttcttcttctttgtaaTGTATGCTATGGGCAAAATATTGTCAATAAGACATGACATACCTTTAATTTGTCTGTCTCCCTTATTTTTAAACAAATCAAATGGACCTTTAACTATATAACCATTTAGCCAAGATGCATAGATGTCAAAATTATAGCGATTATTTTCGAAGATAATCTTTTACATAGCTACTAGTGCAGTTGGTTTAGTATATTGGTTAGTAACTTAgtatcagattttttttcttctgcttATGCTTTGAACTTTTTGTTTGACCTCAGGGTGGAGAACCTAGTTCTGTATGGTCATATGATGGAAATTCACAATGTGTTGAAGCTCAAAGAAGTACTCTCCATTGCCTCTCTCGCATGCTTGATGAGGCTATACTTGCTGACCTAACCATTATCACGGCTGATGGTACGTTGAGAGCTCACAAGGCAATTTTGTCAGCGAGTTCCCCCGTGTTTCAAAGCATGTTTCATCACAACCTAAAGGAAAAAGAGTCTTCAACAATCCATATCGAAGACATGTCACTTGAATCATGCACTGCTCTTCTAAGTTACTTGTATGGAACAATTAAACAAGAAAATTTCCGCAAACACTGTCTTGCATTGCTCGGAGCCGCCAATAAGTATGATATTGGTAGTCTTAAAGATTTATGTGAGGAAAACCTTCTGGAAGATATTAACTCAAACAATGTTCTTGAGATGCTAAATGAGGCTTGGTTTTATCAATTACACAAGTTAAAGAAAGGATGTTTAACATTCTTATTTGAATTTGGTAAAATATATGATGTTAAAGATGATGAAATAAATAACCTTTTCCAGCATGCAGATAGGGAGCTAGTGATGGAGATGTTTCAGGTGATGCTTACAATTTCCAACCCAGAATAGGTTAGTTAATTGTATGGGAAAATTATTTGCCACTTGGATCATGTAAATGGTATATCAATGTGTATATTCGCCTTTACTCAAAAAAATTTGTCAAGTATCCTGATGGTATATCTAGAGTTTGAACTCCAGGCCCTACAATAATGTCTCTAATAGCTACCAATTGAGCTGCATTTACGAGACGCATAACACGCGTTTACTCAGTTTCTACTTTCCCATTTACAACGTCAACAGTTTCATGATACATTGAGAGTTGAGACTAAACTGGCATTTTCTTTCAACAATCTGGCTGTGGTTAAAATGACAAATGAAGTATATTATGGtattaaattagttttttatctttaaaaatatttacaatGATAAATTAACTTTAATTCTTAGTTCAACTAtaaagaatattttattttactactCATAAAACACAATTGGACCCTTATTGCCAACAACGAGGTCACAATATTAAGCCCGATTGggatgatttttatttttctgtttttaaatttgaaaagcTTTAGTTTTGAATTGAGTTCTGGTTTTTATTCATTTAGTTtttatagttaattttttttttctataataacTTTCTTTGTATTGTTTCATTATGTACTTACTCAatacaacaaataaaaacatgatatttttcattctctaaaaatttcagttttgttTTTGGTTCTCAATAAGCAATTTATTTTCATGGTAATATTGTCGAAATTATGTCCTCTTATCTTCAAGATGGACACATGTATGTCCATCCAATAGGTCAAGTGTCATTATGTTCATATTATGTATCAAAATTATGTTCATTAATTAatggacaaaaataaaacataaaattttaggAGAACGGaaatattctattttttcatttGTATAATGTCAAAATTCACTatatttttatgacaaaaaatttatttaatcttATTCTATAATATGCAACATATTCTCACATTAaaggtgcgtttgatttgctaaaaaacaggggactggacaagacaacttttgttgtactctgtttgatttgaaatttgttatgggactggacaaattagatagcaagggacaggacaaaaacaagattttttgtccctcactaaaccacgggacaactttttgtccacagtacaaatataaaaaatacgaaaatacccattttattttcgaatataaaaatattatcgtcctatatctttccggtacaggtttgtcctgtcctgtattatcttgttctgtcctgtactgttctgtccagtccttgttgttttacgaatcaaacgcaccctaaatattttaataattaatttaatggtttttggatTAATACTTTTGTTCTCAGAGAAAAGAATTTCGATAATCCGACGTTCGTCCGCGAGGTAAGTAACGTCTGACAAAGAATATTGTTTTCACCAGGATTCAAACTCTGGCTCTCTTGTACGATTCGTCCTAGGGGAGTCCATTAACCACTTATTTACCCCCTTGAAATGACCAAACTAACCCTCTCGCTAGCTTTCTATGATGCGAGCATTTTTTCGCACTCTAAGTagcgagtgacaatatttttaactcaaacACAACGTCTGCACTCTGCATCCCcatgaatgaaaaaattatgaaaaaaaaagagttcgcATGCTAGATAcgaactttttttttcataattttttcattcatgAGGACGCAGATGTTGtgttagtataaaatattatcGCTCGCTACTTAGGAGAAATTCTTGTGTGAGTcctcacctaagcattaatggTTACAGTTACACGCAACCAATCAAATGATTACAAGTAATTAATAGAgtagtaattaaaataattacaaGTAATCTAGGAAAGGCTTCCGGTTGGTGTGACACTCGGTCCTTTGGTGTATTTGGAGAGCTAGGAATAATATggtttttaataatattccGTTGGAGCCGTTGGAAATAGTGGAGGAAGTTAAAATAATCTCTTGAAAATGGAGTGTTGATAGATGATGTCTTGGGAGCCCGGAATTTGCTTCAATAGATGATGTCCCTTGGGTCAGTAGCTTGCTCTTTGGTTAGAGCTCTAGCTCCACCTTTCATTGTATTCCTGCTTTCACCCCTTTCTTGGCCCTTCTTGTGCCTTGATCGGAGGCTTAATAAATTgtttgcaattaaaaaaaaaataaaataaatctctacaaattaaataaggaaagaaaaaaaaatgttcactttataaaaaaaaattataatcggtcatatttttttcattccaactaatcattttttttttaatttgctacAAACTAATTAAGCtctcttttttaatattttatttatttttttgtttacaatgacaTGAGAATCGAACCCAGTACCTATAGCGTATTACCTAAACCCCTCACTACTAAACCTAGcagctttaattttttatttctttgttccaattatttgtatattattatttctctGTGTTTTGGAAATTTAGGGACTATACAAACTATTATAGCcctgttttgtaaaaaaaaattagtgggtAGTTAAACAAGCCATAAGTTATACATTCAAAATTTGACATTACGAAACATAGATATATGAATATGTACAAACTATAACCATAACTTAAATTCAACTAACAACAGCTAGTAAAACTCAATTTAACAAATATTAGAAGAATAATATTGTATTATaaattcgtaaaaaaaaattgtagtataaatgtataacttttttttgttacagtataaatgtataatataaattaaaacatcTTTCACCTtgttaaacttaaaatataaaggaataatgcaaaaaaaaaaatggaacaagaaataaacgaaaataaaaaaaattgagattttggaacaaaaaaatatgagggattgaaaaataaaaaattaaagtgcacacgtgtttttattattattattattattattattatttctttccTTATTTTTAGAGATTTAGTTTTAATGACTACTTCATTAAtaactaataattatttattataaaaagactttactattaattatttgtaattatgtGATTGTTGTGTGTAAccattaatgcttaggtgaggactcacacaaaaaaattatttaatcttATTTTATAATATGCAACATATTCtcacattaaatattttaatatttaatttaatggtttttggatTAATACTTTGGTTCTCAGAAAAAAGAATTTCGATAATCCGACGCTCGTCTGCGAGGTATGTTTTCACCAGGAATCAAACTCTGGCTCTCTCGTACGATTCTTCCTAGGGGAGTCCATTAACCACTTATTTACCCCTTGAAATGACCAAACTAACCCTCTCGCTAGCTTTCTAGGATGTGAGCATTTTTTCACACTCTAAGTagcgagtgacaatatttttaactcaaacACAACGTCTGCATCCCcatgaatgaaaaaattatgaaaaaaaaagagttcgcattctagatgcggactatttttttcataattttttcattcatgGGGACGCAGATGTTGTGTTAGTATAAAATACTATCGCTTGCTACTTAGAGTGCGAACTAAAACACACTTCGCTACCTAGAATGCGAACGAAAATACAATTTGCTATTTAATgtgaatttatatttatttttatgtatataatTTACTTCCTTATTTGGCGCATCAATTTTACTAATATTAACTTGATCcgtgggagagaaagaaacatgaagaaaaatgtGTAATCTCTTTACATCAATGATTTGcttaaaatattgaattttccATGAATGGAAAAGATACAGATATAAttacaaatattaattataaatattctaCATAATATCTTAATATTAATACAATTTAATTCATGTTATTACTACTTTATAAGatgaaggaaacaaaaaaattaatttttatatggtgaactagttcgcatcctagaatgcgaactgtggtttttcaatttttgcagtTTTACACATTTGCGGATTGGCATGCAAACTGTGGTGtttcaattttacaattttatacaCTCGCTTCCTAAATAATAAAATGGGTAAATTGATAATATCAGGTGCACATGTATTAGGATGCAGAAGTAGGATTCTTTATCATTATGTTTAATATCATAGAATTTCCTTAAAATGCTTctattcttatttttcttctattcTTTAAATGCTTCTATTCTAATTTAGAATATTAAAAAGATAGTTGGTAAGTTTTATTTACACAATTCAAGTCTAGTAAGTCACCATATACACATCCATGTCAATATAAAAGGCTCTTTACAATCACAAACAAGAGCAAGtaatatctctctctctctctctctctctctctctctctctctctctctctctctctctctctctctctcacacacacacacacacacacacacacacacacaaaaacagCATTACCAAAATATACTATGGGAGATTGGTGGTGGTGGCGGTGTTCTTTTTTATTAGTTTCACTGATTTTAACAGCATCTCTTGGCACCATCCATGGTGGCAATGTCACCTACGACAGAACATCATTAGTCATTAATGGCCAACATAAAATCCTCTTCTCCGGTTCAATTCATTATCCTCGTAGCACTCCTCAGGTACGTtcaagttatatatatatatatatatatatatatatatatatatatatatatatatatatatatatatatcttgtgtgtgttttgttttttttttagctacTATAGTTTGTTCCGGGTTCGTCCCATAAGTGTAGCTTGTCGTAACATTGATTTGCAGAGACATACATGTTAGTATATCTGAGATTTTTCAATTCTCTATATTTAAAGTGTGATAGtctattttaaaagtaaaagtaAGTTCAACAATGCATGCTTAATTtgtgttattatttatttgcacCATTCtatatcttatatttttcatttctctATATTTAAAGTGTTGAATTTTGACATTATAATCTActttaaaagaaaaagtaaacaaTGCATTCTTAATTTGTGTTATTATTTGTTTGTAATATTAcgtatttttgttgttgttgaaaatattaagttttcttaataacaataaagaaatttaattaaCCTAGCTATTaccttttatatttatatagttaACGTACTTCAATGGTCAACTTTAAACTTTTTCTAAAAGATCCATATACGAGAAGCACTCATGTTTTATTGTATGTTTTTAGGGGTTAAGTAAAAGTCACATAAATTTTAGAATTAAACATATATTAgcaaaagagagaaagagacgAGGGAGAGAGGGGAAAGAATCATATTATTCTCATTGTCCTTATTAGGTAAGAAGTATAATCTTTACTCCATCTCAAATGaagtataaataaaaattgatcacATTTGTACCATAAGCTCTAGCTTAACTgttaaaaatgttgaaattgttaggtcggacgtcgtgatccgggttcgaacccgggatctcacaattatatatgaatttaatttcagtGAATTACCccttcatctaagacaaaaaaaaaattgattacatttaaattatatgtaatttcaataaaaaaaattaagtttattgCTAAATTGTCATCTATATCACATGACTAATAAATTTGgtctttaaaaatataaaaattaaattaaattaaacgaAGAATATTTTAGAGACACTATTATATAGAGAAGTtgttaaatttgtttatatttcacttttttttttataatttttatatttcacttCTAAAAATATGagtaaattttgcttatatgaaaaaatatgaaatggTTAACTAGTGCATAAAAATTCGTGTGTAATTCATAAGTACGATAGGAGGGAATTTGAACCAATTGATATCAGAATTGATCCCAAATTAGATTAAATTGGTGGTAAAAAAAATCGTGTGTAATTGAGCTTTAACACAgttattaattttattctaaTTGCAAACTGAAACTTAATGCACAATCTGACATGACAAGCTGTTTTTCTTTACAAATAATGTGTGTAACATGGGcttctaattttatttgatgaagTATACTTAtactaattaaatattttttttctttatttttgatcatGATGGTAACTGTCACAGTGCCATCTCTTGTATGtatttaattgttattgttatgtCATGTGTATGTTTCACATGGTGAGGCCCTTAagaaatagtttttaattatttttagtttGACCATTATATGTGAATGTGAGTAAgcctttaattaattaattaaattaaactatacTTGTAAACAATATTAATGGGGTCTCCCTTCTCTCCAATTGTCAATTATATATATCTTGAGATTTGACTTGAACGAGCTTGTTTGGATTGGAGTTGAGCCATTAATTATTAGGATTGAGATTGAGTTTTAATTTCTCAGTGAATCTAGGATGTCCTCCAATATTGCTTAATTGTACTAGCTACTAGGGATACTCCCATCTTACATAATTTAtgtaaatttgttttcattCTCAAATTATCTATCTTGTTACGTGCCGAAATAAATCTTCAATTCAGAGATGACGTCTTACCTAATTGGTTTAAATTTGGTTTTATTCTCAAATTTTCTTGTTCTATATGAGAtccaatcattattattatatacaGAAATAAGAACATTATTTCCTTtgtattttacattttattatataatgtttgttttaaaatatattgaaataatTGCATTTacaaataatactaataattaatattatctCTATAATGCTGTCCAAACATATCCATGACTTTTCATATTaaagaaatatttatttttttggactaaaaatatttatttatttgaaccTTTCATTTCCTGAATATTTCGCACTATATTATGGGTATATAGCTTTATTTATTGAGGGCAATAATCATTTGATGCAAGTCAAATTTAAGTTTC
It contains:
- the LOC123907919 gene encoding BTB/POZ domain-containing protein At1g21780, whose translation is MSDRVETVARLAQWKIDNFGPCSYKKSDPFKLGIWNWHFSIVRNRFFSIHLFPESSRISKEHPPVARFILRVSVAGSSRKFIISPVYERLLRTQDDFVWPVDTAFMGRFIIDVEFLDLKICHMNGGEPSSVWSYDGNSQCVEAQRSTLHCLSRMLDEAILADLTIITADGTLRAHKAILSASSPVFQSMFHHNLKEKESSTIHIEDMSLESCTALLSYLYGTIKQENFRKHCLALLGAANKYDIGSLKDLCEENLLEDINSNNVLEMLNEAWFYQLHKLKKGCLTFLFEFGKIYDVKDDEINNLFQHADRELVMEMFQVMLTISNPE